The following proteins are encoded in a genomic region of Streptococcus constellatus subsp. constellatus:
- the msrB gene encoding peptide-methionine (R)-S-oxide reductase MsrB — protein MSEIYLAGGCFWGLEEYFSRIKGVTATTVGYANGQVETTNYQLVKQTDHAETVHVTYDENLVSLREILLYYFRVIDPLSIDKQGNDVGRQYRTGIYYTNDTDMSVINEVVKEQERQCGQEIAVEVEALRHYVLAEDYHQDYLKKNPSGYCHISVNDAYQPLVDPKQYVKPSEPTLKETLSEEAYQVTQHAATERPFQNEYFATFEEGIYVDVTTGEPLFFAGDKFDSGCGWPSFTRPIAKDVIKYYQDKSHGMERIEVRSRSGNAHLGHVFTDGPQDQGGLRYCINSAALRFIKKEEMEAAGYGYLLSHMK, from the coding sequence ATGTCTGAAATTTATCTAGCAGGAGGCTGTTTTTGGGGGTTAGAAGAATATTTTTCTCGTATCAAAGGTGTGACTGCTACAACTGTCGGTTATGCCAATGGGCAGGTTGAGACGACAAACTATCAGCTGGTTAAGCAGACAGACCATGCGGAAACGGTTCATGTGACTTATGATGAAAATCTGGTTAGCTTGCGAGAAATTCTGCTCTACTATTTCCGTGTGATTGATCCGCTGTCTATCGATAAGCAAGGAAACGATGTTGGCCGTCAATACCGCACAGGTATTTATTATACAAATGACACGGATATGTCAGTCATCAATGAAGTCGTGAAAGAGCAAGAGCGGCAATGTGGTCAGGAGATTGCAGTAGAAGTAGAAGCACTGCGTCATTATGTATTGGCAGAGGACTATCATCAAGATTACCTCAAGAAAAATCCCAGTGGCTATTGTCATATCAGTGTTAATGACGCTTACCAACCTTTAGTAGATCCGAAACAATATGTGAAACCGAGTGAGCCAACTTTAAAGGAAACATTGTCTGAAGAAGCTTATCAGGTCACCCAACATGCTGCAACTGAACGACCATTCCAAAATGAGTATTTTGCAACTTTTGAAGAAGGCATTTATGTAGATGTGACAACAGGAGAACCACTGTTCTTTGCCGGTGATAAATTTGATTCGGGTTGTGGTTGGCCGAGTTTTACAAGACCAATTGCCAAAGATGTGATTAAGTATTATCAAGATAAAAGTCACGGTATGGAGCGAATCGAGGTACGTTCTCGTTCTGGAAATGCGCATTTGGGGCATGTCTTCACAGATGGTCCTCAAGACCAAGGCGGACTGCGCTACTGTATCAATTCAGCAGCACTACGCTTTATCAAAAAAGAAGAAATGGAAGCAGCAGGATATGGCTACTTACTTTCACATATGAAGTAG
- a CDS encoding ROK family transcriptional regulator, producing the protein MNQTKKQAELRTIILDKIYAKGPISRIDISKETGITPATVSAITGSLIQEKLLYELGEDEEHTKVGRKKILLGIKKQHSYFIGCELSEKYFSFVLSDNTGNVIDKDKATITSEKILAEGADLFCHLLEQFIFRNNSYTIQAVGVAIPGRYLHNDLITTNNQTWKQFDLAKIKNEFSFPIYFSNNVNCMALAKRLFSAYQLDENFIYFHFARGMHCSYMYNGKIYGKSNIVIGEIGHTVVCPDGEVCGCGRRGCLQTYASESWLIKKAKIIFETAELTHLKSLVTDKEEITIQTILTAYNLGDQAILNLLHLAFKYLAQSLLNLSMMIDAKKIYLHSPILTDDKVIAAFYQEISQQPKLLFKDLPELIIEPYNDFTGATAGVALCLQKELLSV; encoded by the coding sequence ATGAATCAAACGAAAAAACAAGCTGAATTACGAACAATTATTTTAGATAAAATTTACGCCAAGGGGCCAATTTCTCGCATTGATATTTCAAAAGAGACGGGCATTACTCCTGCTACAGTTAGTGCGATTACAGGAAGTTTGATCCAAGAAAAACTGCTGTATGAGCTGGGGGAAGATGAAGAACACACAAAAGTCGGGCGAAAGAAAATCCTCTTGGGTATAAAAAAACAGCACTCTTATTTCATCGGTTGCGAACTATCAGAAAAATATTTTTCTTTTGTGTTGAGTGATAATACAGGAAATGTGATTGATAAAGATAAAGCAACCATCACCTCGGAAAAAATTCTAGCAGAAGGCGCTGATTTATTTTGTCATTTACTTGAACAATTCATTTTTCGGAACAATTCCTATACAATTCAAGCCGTGGGAGTAGCTATCCCTGGACGCTATTTGCACAATGATTTGATTACAACAAACAATCAAACATGGAAACAATTTGATCTAGCGAAGATTAAAAACGAGTTTTCTTTTCCAATTTACTTTTCTAATAATGTCAATTGCATGGCACTAGCAAAGCGCCTTTTTTCTGCTTACCAACTGGATGAGAATTTTATCTATTTTCATTTTGCACGGGGTATGCACTGCTCTTATATGTACAATGGCAAAATCTACGGCAAAAGCAATATTGTCATCGGCGAAATTGGTCATACCGTCGTTTGTCCTGACGGAGAAGTCTGTGGTTGTGGACGCAGAGGCTGTTTACAGACTTATGCTAGTGAAAGCTGGCTGATAAAAAAAGCAAAAATCATCTTTGAAACTGCCGAGTTGACACATTTAAAATCACTTGTCACAGATAAAGAAGAGATCACGATTCAAACTATCCTCACAGCATATAACTTAGGAGACCAAGCTATTCTCAATCTCCTGCATTTGGCATTTAAGTATTTGGCACAATCCCTGCTAAACCTTAGCATGATGATTGATGCAAAGAAAATTTATCTGCACAGTCCCATCTTGACTGATGACAAAGTCATTGCAGCTTTCTATCAAGAAATCTCACAACAACCAAAACTACTCTTCAAAGACTTGCCTGAACTCATTATCGAGCCCTACAATGACTTCACTGGTGCAACAGCTGGCGTTGCGCTTTGTCTGCAAAAAGAATTGCTGAGTGTTTAA
- a CDS encoding PTS sugar transporter subunit IIC — MDKFLQAKLMPIAIKLGNNKGLVAIRDGITLAVPLLLIGSLFMVIASFPVPGWEAYLTKIGVSAYLWKGVDSSFGLIGLVASFGIAYYMSRQYKVDGIPSGIISLAAFITVTPFLATKTGNGVPTAFLASQGLFVAIILGLVNGYIYQWFINHNVQIKMPDGVPPAVSKSFSAIIPGAVIITGWLLVYALLASLKLPNLHAVAQTVLGKPLGLLGNNLFGLMILVALNSSFWFVGLHGGNVVNAVMKPLWLSNLDANKVAYQAGEKLPHIFTSVFMDNFVFIGGGGATIGLVLAIGYLAKKRKSSKQIKTLAPITVVPGLFNINEPTMFGVPIVLNILLLFPFILAPIANLIVAWSSMASGLVPLTYTDPGWTTPPIISGLLATGSFKASILQAVLIVIDILIYIPFVITIEKRFKAEENQ; from the coding sequence ATGGATAAATTTTTACAAGCAAAACTAATGCCTATTGCTATTAAGTTGGGGAACAATAAAGGCTTAGTAGCAATTCGGGACGGCATTACGCTTGCGGTACCATTACTGTTGATTGGTTCTTTGTTTATGGTCATTGCTAGTTTTCCTGTTCCAGGATGGGAAGCTTATTTGACAAAAATTGGGGTTTCTGCCTATCTATGGAAAGGCGTGGATAGTAGTTTTGGTCTGATTGGTTTGGTAGCCAGTTTTGGGATTGCCTACTATATGAGCCGCCAATACAAAGTGGATGGGATTCCTTCTGGGATTATCTCGCTTGCTGCCTTTATCACAGTGACACCATTTCTTGCTACTAAAACAGGAAACGGTGTTCCCACAGCATTTTTAGCTTCACAAGGCCTTTTTGTAGCAATCATTCTTGGTTTGGTAAATGGTTATATCTATCAATGGTTCATCAATCATAATGTCCAAATTAAAATGCCTGATGGTGTTCCACCAGCAGTTTCAAAAAGTTTCAGCGCCATTATTCCAGGTGCAGTGATTATCACAGGCTGGTTGTTGGTTTATGCCCTTTTAGCCAGTTTAAAACTACCAAATTTGCATGCGGTAGCTCAAACTGTTTTAGGAAAACCGCTAGGTCTACTAGGTAATAATTTATTTGGTTTGATGATTCTAGTTGCTTTAAATAGTTCATTCTGGTTTGTTGGACTTCATGGAGGAAATGTTGTCAATGCGGTTATGAAACCATTGTGGCTTTCGAATCTCGATGCCAATAAAGTTGCTTATCAAGCAGGGGAAAAACTACCGCATATCTTTACCAGTGTCTTTATGGATAATTTTGTCTTCATTGGCGGTGGCGGCGCAACTATTGGCTTGGTATTAGCGATTGGTTATTTGGCGAAAAAGAGAAAATCAAGCAAGCAGATCAAAACACTGGCACCTATTACAGTGGTTCCAGGTTTGTTCAATATCAATGAGCCAACGATGTTTGGTGTTCCAATTGTCTTAAATATCTTGCTTCTGTTCCCATTCATTTTGGCACCGATTGCGAATCTCATCGTTGCATGGTCATCCATGGCAAGTGGTCTTGTACCGTTAACATATACTGACCCAGGTTGGACAACTCCTCCGATTATTAGTGGCTTACTGGCAACGGGAAGTTTTAAAGCGTCTATTTTACAAGCTGTTCTTATTGTGATTGATATTTTAATCTATATTCCATTTGTAATTACTATTGAAAAACGCTTTAAAGCAGAAGAAAATCAGTAG
- a CDS encoding PTS sugar transporter subunit IIB has product MTKVTIMLACAAGMSTSLLVTKMQAAADEKGLDAEIFAAPAPEVDDILSEKKVDVLLLGPQVRYLLDQFTEKLAQKNIPVGVIPMVDYGMMNGSKVLALAEELIGG; this is encoded by the coding sequence ATGACTAAAGTTACCATTATGTTGGCATGTGCTGCGGGTATGAGTACCAGCTTGCTTGTTACAAAAATGCAAGCTGCAGCCGATGAAAAAGGATTAGATGCAGAAATTTTTGCAGCTCCAGCACCAGAAGTAGATGATATCCTTTCTGAGAAGAAAGTAGATGTTTTGTTATTAGGTCCACAGGTGCGCTATCTTTTAGATCAATTCACAGAAAAGTTAGCACAAAAGAATATCCCAGTTGGAGTTATCCCAATGGTGGATTATGGCATGATGAACGGTTCAAAGGTGCTAGCGTTAGCTGAGGAACTGATCGGAGGCTAG
- a CDS encoding PTS lactose/cellobiose transporter subunit IIA, whose amino-acid sequence MENSNLESIMSLIMYGGEAKSNAFEAIQKAKNGLFEEAHEKLKAADEALVLAHKSQTVMLTQEAQGEKIELSLLMVHAQDHLMTSLTFIDLAKEVVVVYERLNQMVK is encoded by the coding sequence ATGGAAAATTCAAATTTAGAAAGTATCATGTCCCTCATTATGTATGGTGGCGAGGCGAAGAGCAATGCTTTTGAAGCGATTCAAAAAGCTAAGAACGGTCTCTTTGAAGAAGCACATGAAAAGTTAAAAGCAGCAGATGAGGCATTAGTTTTAGCACACAAGTCACAGACAGTGATGCTGACACAAGAAGCTCAAGGTGAAAAAATTGAGCTCAGTCTTTTGATGGTGCATGCTCAAGATCACTTGATGACGAGCTTAACGTTTATTGATTTAGCAAAAGAAGTTGTTGTAGTGTATGAACGACTAAATCAAATGGTTAAATAA
- a CDS encoding CapA family protein, with amino-acid sequence MKRSERKIQSATNWQFILGLLCVVFLVASGILLAEKINDSVKIKAKPTKTNVVQKKKTSSFPNGVQTARIMANGDLLYHDLLYMSVLQSDGTYDFTENYQYVKPWLKKADLVLGDFEGTIRPNYPLAGYPLFNAPESVVSAIKDAGYQVVDLAHNHILDSQLKGVFSTAKAFEQHGITPIGVYTHKNRDKTSLVIKKVNGIKIALLAYSYGFNGLEENLSQADYNHHLSDLNEEKMKKEIERAEKEADITVVMPQMGVEYKLEPTEEQVTLYHKMIEWGADIIFGGHPHVVEPSEVVTQNGQKKFIIYSMGNFLSNQRIETMDGVENKKWTERGVLMDVTVEKSKKGTIIKKVQAHPSWVSRVAKGTYSPEGYPLYTYQTYILEDFIEGGKYRNQLDQATKERIDTAYQEMNEHVNLKWDK; translated from the coding sequence ATGAAAAGATCAGAACGAAAAATACAGTCAGCAACTAATTGGCAGTTTATTTTAGGCTTGCTTTGCGTAGTGTTTTTAGTAGCAAGTGGGATTTTATTAGCTGAGAAAATAAACGATAGTGTTAAGATTAAGGCAAAGCCGACAAAAACAAATGTTGTACAAAAGAAAAAAACGTCCTCTTTCCCAAACGGTGTACAGACGGCTCGTATCATGGCAAATGGAGATTTGCTGTATCATGACCTTCTATATATGAGTGTCTTACAGTCAGATGGGACCTATGATTTCACAGAAAATTATCAATATGTCAAGCCTTGGTTGAAAAAGGCGGACTTGGTATTAGGAGACTTCGAGGGGACTATCCGACCAAATTATCCTTTGGCGGGTTACCCACTGTTCAATGCGCCAGAGTCGGTGGTGTCAGCTATCAAAGATGCTGGTTATCAAGTTGTGGATTTGGCACACAATCATATTTTGGATTCTCAATTGAAAGGTGTTTTTTCAACGGCAAAAGCATTTGAGCAGCACGGAATTACACCGATTGGGGTTTATACACATAAAAATAGGGACAAAACCTCACTTGTGATTAAAAAAGTGAATGGGATTAAAATTGCGCTCTTAGCTTATTCCTATGGATTTAATGGCTTAGAGGAAAATCTCTCTCAGGCAGACTATAATCATCATTTGTCGGATTTAAATGAAGAAAAGATGAAAAAAGAAATTGAGCGAGCCGAAAAAGAGGCTGACATTACCGTTGTCATGCCACAAATGGGCGTGGAATACAAGCTTGAACCGACAGAGGAACAAGTCACTCTTTATCATAAAATGATTGAATGGGGAGCGGACATTATTTTTGGAGGACATCCGCATGTCGTTGAGCCGTCAGAAGTCGTCACACAAAATGGGCAAAAGAAATTCATTATCTATTCTATGGGAAATTTCCTCTCCAATCAACGAATCGAGACGATGGACGGTGTGGAAAATAAGAAATGGACAGAACGCGGCGTGCTCATGGACGTGACAGTTGAGAAATCAAAGAAAGGGACGATTATCAAGAAGGTACAGGCACATCCAAGTTGGGTTAGTCGTGTGGCGAAAGGGACGTATTCACCAGAAGGCTATCCTCTCTACACCTACCAGACCTATATTTTAGAAGATTTCATTGAAGGTGGAAAATACCGTAATCAATTAGACCAAGCCACCAAAGAACGAATTGACACAGCTTATCAGGAAATGAATGAGCATGTAAATTTGAAATGGGACAAATAG
- a CDS encoding HXXEE domain-containing protein, whose product MKDIIWLFPLLFIFHDLEEIIGFIPWLQRNEQLLVKKATVILKAHKDLSTEGFALAVAEEFVVVFFVSFFAIFYHTRFLYLIWLGGFVAFALHLVLHILQAIWIRRYIPALATSILCLPVSSIIIWKTTTLLHINTIELLVFSLIGVLIVISNLFFALWLGKQFSARLN is encoded by the coding sequence ATGAAAGATATTATCTGGTTATTTCCGCTGCTTTTCATTTTTCATGATTTAGAAGAAATCATTGGTTTCATACCATGGCTACAGCGGAATGAGCAGCTACTGGTCAAAAAAGCCACGGTCATTCTAAAGGCCCACAAAGACTTATCCACAGAAGGGTTCGCACTAGCTGTAGCAGAAGAATTTGTCGTGGTTTTCTTTGTCTCTTTCTTTGCTATTTTTTACCATACTCGCTTCCTTTACCTCATCTGGTTGGGTGGATTCGTCGCTTTCGCTCTTCATCTGGTGCTTCATATCCTGCAAGCTATCTGGATTAGGCGCTATATACCAGCTCTTGCAACCTCTATCTTGTGTTTACCTGTTAGCAGTATTATCATTTGGAAAACCACCACTTTACTTCATATCAACACAATTGAACTTCTTGTTTTCAGTCTCATTGGCGTTCTCATCGTTATCAGCAATCTATTTTTTGCACTTTGGTTAGGAAAACAATTTTCTGCCCGGTTAAACTAA
- a CDS encoding AraC family transcriptional regulator produces the protein MDLGTLHKDIVYKNQGTPYSLTRTITRNGQPDILFHWHTDIELIYVHEGTAQFHIDYDYFNSEAGDIILIRPNALHSIHPIENRRHYMDALNFHLDLMGYSTMDQASIDYLQPLYNGQLDFVHVIKPNQPAYTDIRQCLLDAMKIGYYRTKYFEFQLKAQLNQLFYLLFENGYVISKEQTLEGYRKEEKIRTIIDYISAHYQEELTIDQLAKICSYSDTHFMNFFKKHLGVSCIEYVIQFRLRKAAELLQHSTLPVLEIAAQSGFNNLSNFNRQFKKYYQLTPSQYRKK, from the coding sequence ATGGATCTGGGAACATTACATAAAGATATCGTTTACAAAAACCAAGGTACTCCGTACTCTCTCACACGAACCATTACCCGAAATGGTCAACCAGACATTCTCTTTCATTGGCATACGGATATTGAACTGATTTACGTCCATGAGGGGACAGCACAGTTTCACATTGATTATGATTACTTTAATAGTGAAGCAGGTGATATTATCCTTATTCGTCCCAATGCTCTTCACTCGATTCACCCGATTGAAAATCGCCGCCATTACATGGATGCTCTCAACTTTCATTTGGATTTGATGGGCTATTCTACTATGGACCAAGCCAGTATTGACTATTTGCAGCCACTTTACAATGGACAATTAGATTTTGTACACGTCATCAAGCCTAATCAACCAGCCTATACAGACATTCGGCAATGTTTACTTGATGCTATGAAAATAGGCTATTATCGCACAAAATATTTTGAATTTCAACTCAAAGCCCAGCTCAATCAACTCTTTTATCTTTTATTTGAAAATGGTTATGTCATTTCAAAAGAGCAAACCTTAGAAGGCTATCGCAAGGAAGAAAAAATCCGTACCATTATTGACTATATCAGCGCTCATTATCAAGAAGAGCTCACTATTGACCAACTTGCCAAAATTTGTAGTTACAGCGATACGCATTTCATGAATTTCTTTAAAAAACATTTGGGGGTGTCTTGTATAGAATATGTAATTCAATTTCGCTTGCGAAAAGCGGCTGAACTCTTGCAGCATTCTACCTTACCCGTCCTAGAAATTGCTGCCCAATCTGGCTTTAACAACCTCTCTAACTTCAATCGGCAGTTTAAAAAGTATTACCAACTAACTCCTAGTCAATATCGTAAAAAATAA
- a CDS encoding glycoside hydrolase family 1 protein: MGKFPADFLWGGATAANQYEGAYDVDGKGLSVQDVTPKGGIPANAGDLNPLITDKPTADNLKLEGIDFYHRYKEDIALFVEIGFKVYRTSIAWSRIFPNGDETEPNEAGLKFYDDLFDELAKYNIEPLVTLSHYETPLHLARQYNGWANRDLIGFYERYVRTVFTRYKDKVNYWLTFNEINSVLHAPFMSGGIATPVEELSKQDLYQAVHHELVASALATKIGHEINPDFKIGCMVLAMPTYPMTPKPEDVLAAREFENQNYLFSDIHARGKYPAYMNRFFKENGIKIQFAPGDKELMAEHTVDFVSFSYYMSVVAAHDPESYSSGRGNVLGGLQNPYLTASEWGWQVDPIGLRLVLNAFYDRYQLPLFIVENGLGAKDVLVDGPDGPTVEDDYRIDYLKRHLQQVGEAIEDGVELWGYTTWGCIDLVSASTAQMSKRYGFIYVDRNDDGTGTLARYKKKSFDWYKEVIATNGGKLYED; encoded by the coding sequence ATGGGTAAATTTCCAGCAGATTTTCTTTGGGGTGGTGCAACAGCTGCCAATCAATACGAGGGTGCTTACGATGTGGACGGTAAAGGTCTTTCGGTTCAAGATGTGACGCCAAAAGGTGGCATACCAGCTAATGCAGGTGATCTCAATCCTTTGATTACAGATAAGCCAACAGCTGATAACCTAAAATTGGAAGGAATTGACTTTTATCATCGTTACAAAGAAGATATTGCCCTTTTTGTAGAAATAGGCTTCAAGGTTTATCGTACTTCTATTGCTTGGTCACGGATTTTTCCAAATGGTGATGAAACGGAGCCAAATGAAGCAGGTCTAAAGTTTTATGACGACCTTTTTGATGAATTGGCCAAATATAACATTGAACCTTTGGTGACTTTGTCACATTATGAAACACCTTTGCATTTGGCGCGTCAGTATAATGGTTGGGCAAATCGTGATTTGATTGGCTTTTATGAGCGCTATGTTCGTACCGTCTTTACTCGTTACAAAGACAAGGTGAACTATTGGTTGACCTTTAATGAAATCAACTCTGTTCTTCATGCGCCGTTTATGAGTGGAGGGATTGCAACTCCAGTAGAAGAATTGTCCAAACAAGATCTTTATCAAGCTGTTCATCACGAACTAGTGGCATCAGCTCTTGCAACTAAAATTGGGCATGAAATCAATCCAGATTTTAAGATTGGGTGTATGGTGCTAGCTATGCCGACTTATCCGATGACGCCAAAACCAGAGGATGTACTGGCTGCCCGTGAGTTTGAAAATCAGAATTATCTCTTTTCAGATATTCATGCGCGTGGTAAATATCCAGCATATATGAACCGTTTTTTCAAGGAAAATGGAATCAAGATCCAATTTGCACCAGGTGATAAAGAATTGATGGCAGAGCATACCGTAGATTTCGTCTCCTTCTCTTATTACATGAGTGTGGTTGCTGCCCATGATCCGGAAAGTTATTCTTCTGGTCGTGGAAATGTGCTGGGTGGGTTGCAAAATCCTTATCTAACTGCTTCAGAATGGGGCTGGCAAGTGGATCCAATTGGTCTGCGTCTGGTTCTCAATGCTTTCTATGACCGTTACCAGTTACCACTTTTTATCGTAGAAAATGGTCTTGGTGCGAAAGATGTCTTGGTAGATGGTCCTGATGGTCCGACTGTTGAAGATGATTATCGCATTGATTATCTTAAACGGCATTTACAGCAGGTCGGCGAAGCAATTGAAGATGGTGTTGAACTCTGGGGCTACACCACTTGGGGCTGTATTGACCTTGTGTCTGCTTCAACAGCTCAGATGAGCAAGCGGTACGGATTTATCTATGTTGATCGAAACGATGATGGAACAGGGACTTTGGCTCGCTATAAGAAGAAATCATTTGATTGGTATAAAGAAGTTATTGCAACGAATGGAGGAAAACTCTATGAAGATTGA
- a CDS encoding VOC family protein encodes MKIEHAALYVRDLEGAKRFFETYFEAKSNQLYHNKKTGFQSYFLSFDEGARLEIMTRKEGLAENNQELLFLGYHHLAFSLGSREKVNELTARLQADGYQLLSGPRLTGDGYYESCILALEGNQIELTV; translated from the coding sequence ATGAAGATTGAGCACGCAGCCCTTTATGTTCGAGATTTAGAAGGAGCTAAACGCTTCTTTGAAACATATTTTGAAGCGAAAAGTAATCAGCTTTACCATAATAAAAAAACAGGTTTTCAGTCTTACTTCCTCAGCTTTGACGAAGGGGCGAGATTGGAAATCATGACTCGAAAGGAAGGTTTAGCGGAGAACAACCAAGAACTTCTCTTTTTGGGGTATCACCATTTGGCATTTAGTCTAGGAAGTAGAGAAAAGGTAAATGAACTGACAGCGAGGCTTCAAGCAGACGGCTATCAGCTTTTAAGCGGACCGCGTCTGACAGGTGATGGTTACTATGAAAGCTGCATTCTGGCTTTAGAAGGCAATCAGATTGAATTGACAGTATAA
- a CDS encoding cobalamin-independent methionine synthase II family protein gives MTQSKFQLVGSLLRPADLLNYKNKIEHRDDIQYPFYDSFPGYRETETAEIKKVIADEKANGIDILTDGEYSKSMWHLDFIWGLKGIERYIADHGYTFKDHDGGQYETRKDIGIRIRQPLSGKNHHFLDSYKLLKEEAGDTQTKLTIWGPAHAYTELAIFDKLAGEGQVYKTNDELKAGLIKAYKEFLTEYKEAGGAIIQFDDCLWELFDESNPASFFADGNAALADLADEFIAINNEVADYGHQLGLKVWTHNCRGNYESRSASGGTYEAIAEKFLREQHYDRFFLEWDSDVSGDLKALASLKDKDAEVVLGLLSSKTTDLDDEERVLKLLEQASTILPKERLLLSHQCGFASCDSGNELAIPQQWAKIKQGQEIAKKFWG, from the coding sequence ATGACACAATCAAAATTCCAACTAGTTGGATCTCTTCTTCGTCCAGCTGATCTGCTTAATTATAAAAATAAAATTGAACATCGTGATGACATTCAGTATCCTTTTTATGATAGTTTTCCGGGTTATCGTGAAACAGAAACAGCAGAGATTAAAAAGGTCATTGCTGATGAAAAGGCAAATGGTATTGATATTTTGACAGATGGTGAATATTCTAAGTCCATGTGGCATTTAGATTTTATTTGGGGACTTAAAGGTATTGAACGTTACATTGCAGACCACGGCTACACTTTTAAAGACCATGATGGCGGACAGTACGAAACACGTAAAGACATCGGTATTCGCATTAGACAGCCACTTTCAGGTAAAAATCATCATTTCTTAGATAGTTACAAACTGCTCAAGGAAGAAGCTGGTGATACGCAAACAAAATTAACGATTTGGGGACCTGCGCATGCTTATACTGAACTGGCTATCTTTGATAAACTTGCTGGTGAAGGGCAAGTTTACAAAACCAATGACGAATTAAAAGCTGGTCTTATCAAGGCCTACAAGGAATTCTTGACAGAATACAAGGAAGCTGGCGGGGCAATCATCCAGTTTGATGATTGCCTTTGGGAACTTTTTGATGAATCAAATCCTGCTTCGTTTTTTGCTGATGGCAATGCTGCGCTAGCTGACTTAGCGGATGAATTTATTGCGATCAATAACGAAGTAGCTGATTACGGTCATCAATTAGGACTCAAAGTTTGGACACATAACTGTCGCGGAAATTATGAAAGCCGTTCTGCCTCAGGCGGAACTTATGAAGCGATTGCGGAAAAATTCTTGCGTGAGCAACACTATGACCGCTTCTTCTTAGAATGGGACAGTGACGTCTCAGGTGATTTGAAAGCCCTTGCTTCTCTTAAAGATAAAGATGCTGAGGTTGTTCTTGGACTCCTTTCCAGTAAGACAACTGATCTTGATGATGAAGAACGTGTTCTCAAGTTATTAGAACAAGCCAGCACCATTTTGCCTAAGGAACGTTTGCTGCTGTCCCATCAATGCGGTTTTGCTTCTTGTGATTCTGGCAATGAGTTGGCTATCCCGCAGCAATGGGCCAAAATCAAACAAGGCCAAGAAATTGCTAAGAAATTTTGGGGTTAA
- a CDS encoding Cof-type HAD-IIB family hydrolase, whose translation MTIKMIVTDMDGTLLDEKGEFDRGRLKNILDELDKREIRFVVATGNEIHRMRLLFGDLLERLTLIAANGARIFDKNEVLLGTCWSPDLVAQVLSYFEGRECDVHLVVTAENGAFVKTGTTFPMIEKVMTAEMAREFYRKINFVEALRPDDFPQVLKMSMMVNEQVAVQATRQLNQDFEGTLNAVTSGYGAIDILQKGIHKAWGLKQLMQKWKIQEQDIMAFGDSENDIEMLQLAGISYAMENADPRVKTVANHLAPANTEAGVLTVLENYLIKGACI comes from the coding sequence ATGACAATTAAGATGATTGTGACCGATATGGACGGAACGCTCTTAGATGAAAAAGGGGAATTCGATCGAGGTCGGTTGAAAAATATATTGGATGAGCTGGACAAGCGGGAGATTCGGTTTGTGGTGGCAACGGGCAATGAAATTCACCGAATGCGCTTGTTATTTGGTGATTTGCTGGAGCGCTTGACCTTGATTGCCGCAAATGGAGCGCGGATTTTTGATAAAAATGAGGTACTGCTGGGCACATGTTGGTCTCCGGACTTGGTGGCACAGGTTTTGTCTTATTTTGAAGGGAGAGAATGCGATGTACACTTAGTTGTTACAGCTGAAAATGGTGCCTTTGTCAAAACGGGGACAACTTTTCCTATGATTGAAAAAGTTATGACAGCAGAAATGGCACGAGAATTTTATCGAAAGATAAACTTTGTCGAAGCATTGCGCCCGGACGATTTTCCACAAGTCTTGAAAATGAGTATGATGGTAAACGAGCAAGTAGCAGTTCAAGCTACTCGACAGCTCAATCAGGATTTTGAAGGTACCTTAAATGCGGTCACAAGCGGTTATGGAGCGATTGATATTTTACAAAAAGGGATCCATAAAGCTTGGGGATTGAAACAACTGATGCAGAAATGGAAAATTCAAGAGCAGGACATCATGGCCTTTGGAGATAGTGAAAATGACATTGAAATGCTGCAATTAGCAGGGATTTCCTATGCTATGGAGAATGCTGATCCGAGAGTAAAAACAGTTGCCAATCACCTTGCACCAGCCAATACAGAGGCGGGCGTCCTGACAGTATTAGAGAACTATTTGATCAAAGGAGCGTGTATATGA